The genomic region CGTCACCAAGGGCGGCCAGTATTTCGGCAGCGGCCGCACCTCGGACCTGCTCAAGGCCGTGTCCGACCTGCAGGTGCATTCGGCCCGCTATGCCAACCCGCTGACCCTGCTGCCGGGCAATGTGCCCATCGACCATCACCTCGACGGCCGCCTGGCCGAGGGCCAGCCCTTCGTCGTGGCGCTCTGGGACATCGACAACTTCAAGCCCTTCAACGACAGCTACGGCTACCGCTCCGGCGACGAGGTGATCAAGTTCACCGCCGCGCTGCTGAGCCAGGTGGCCGATGCCGAGCAGGACTTCGTCGGCCACATAGGCGGTGACGACTTCCTGATGGTGTTGGGCTCGGCCGATTGGGAACAGCGCCTGCACCAAGTCTGCCAGGGCTTCGATGCCGGCGTGCGCCGCTTCTTCAGCGACGAGCACCTGCAGCGCGGCGGCTACACCACCTTGAACCGCCAGAACCAGCCCTCGTTCCACCCCTTGCCGACGCTGAGCGCCGGCGTGGTGGCGGTGCGCTCCAGCAGCGGCTTCGAAAGCGCCCAGGCGCTGTCGGCCGCCTTGATCGAACCCAAGCGCGTCGTCAAGAGCCGCAGTGGGCCCAGCCGCTTCTTCCTCGAACGGCGCACGCCCGAGCTGCCCAGCCTGCTGCCCGCCGCCGCCTGATTGCCGCTCTTGCAGTCCGCAGGCGATTGCTGCCTTCACCGGCGCCCAGGACCCGGCGCCGGCCTGCCGACCTTCAGTCTTTGAGAGGACGGCTCAGGGCAATCCATGAGGCCGACCGCCTTCCCTCGCGGCCTGGACAGGACTAGGCTGGCTCGCCCCCTTGGCCCTGACCCCTGCGAGGTTGTATGAGCAGACTCTGGCGCTTGGTACTTGGCGGACTGGTCGCGGCCGTGCCGCTGGCGGCCTGGTCCGATGTCACGGCGGACCGACTGGCCCGCGGCAAATACCTGATGGACTCGGTGGTGGCCTGCGGCAACTGCCATGTCCAGCGAGGGCCCCAGGGCGAGCCGCTGTTCGAGCGCGGCCTCTCGGGCGGCTTCAAGTTCGACGCGCCGCCGTTCACCTCTTACGCTGCCAACATCACGCCCGATGCCGAGACCGGCATAGGCCGCTGGACCGAAGCCCAGTTGGTCAAGGCGATCCGCGAGGGCGTGCGGCCCGACGGCAGCCTGATCGGCTGGCCCATGCCCATCGAGTACTACCGCCATCTGTCCGACGACGATGTCGCCGCCCTGGTGGCCTACCTGCGGGCGCAGCCGGCCGTGGCCAATGCCGTGCCCAAGTCGGTCTACCGGATCCCGCTGCCGGCCAGCTACGGGCCGCCGGTAGGCAAGGTCAAGGCGCCGCCGGCCAAGGACCTGCGGCGCTACGGCGAATACCTGGCCAACATCGCGCACTGCATGGAGTGCCACACGCCGCGCGACGACAAGGGCGAACTGATCGAGAGCCGACTCGGCGCCGGCGGCCAGCCCTTCAAGGGGCCCTGGGGCGTCAGCGTCTCGCGCAATCTGACGCCCGACGCGGCCGGCCTCAAGAGCTGGAGCGATGCTCAGATCGCCCAGGCCATACGCACCGGCGTGCGGCCGGACGGCCAGGCCCTGAAGCCGCCGATGGGCTTCGGCTTCTACAGCAAGATCAGCGACGCCGACATGAAGGCCCTGATCGCCTACCTGCGCTCGCTGAAACCGCAGAAGCCCTGAGCCGGCCGGGGCGGCGGTGGCCGCGATAATGCGCGGGTGAACAGCGCCCCCACACTCCACGCCCTCAGCAATGCCGACCTGCATTGCCATTCCAAGGTCTCCGATGGCACGCTGGAGCCCGAGGCACTCGCGGCCCGCGCCAAGTCGCAGGGCGTCGAGCTGTGGGCGCTGACCGACCATGACGAGGTCGGCGGCCAGCAGCGGGCCATGGACGCCGCCCTGGCCCTGGGCCTACCTTACCTGACCGGCACCGAGATCTCGGTCAGCTTCGCCGGCAAGGTGGTCCACATCGTGGGCCTGGGCTTCGACCACAACAATGCCGAGTTGGTGGCCGGCCTGCGCGCCACCCGCGGTGGCCGCGAGCCGCGCGCCCGCGAGATGGCCGAGGGCCTGGCCCAGGTCGGCATCAAGGGCGCCTTCGAGGGCGCGCTGCGCTACGTAGGCAATCCCGAGCTGATCTCGCGCACCCATTTCGCCCGCTGGCTGGTCGATGCCGGCCATTGCAGCGACGTGCCCGAGGTGTTCCGCCGCTTCCTGACGGAGGGCAAGCCCGGCTTCGTGCCGCACAAATGGGCTTCGCTGCGCGACGCGCTGCGCTGGGTCCACGAGGCCGGCGGCCTGACGGTGATCGCCCATCCGGCCCGCTACGGCTTCACGCCCACCGAGGAATACGCGCTGTTCACCGAGTTCATCGGCCACGGCGGCCGCGGCGTCGAGGTGGTGACCGGCAGCCACACGGCGGCCGAGGCGGTCAAGTACGGCGACATGGCCCAGGAGTTCGGCCTGCTCGCCTCGCGCGGCTCGGACTTCCACAGCCCCGACGAGAGCCACACCGAGCTGGGCTCCCTGCCCGGCCTGCCCGGCAAGCTGGAGCCGGTCTGGCTGGCGCTGCAGGACCGCATCCACCTGCCGAGCTGATGGCCGCTCCTGCCCAGCGGCCCGCCCTGGGCATTGCCCTCGTGTTCCTGATGGCGGCCTGCTTCGCCAGCATGGACAGCCTGACCCGCCACCTGGGCTCCACCCTGGCCCTGCCGGTGCTCCTGATCATGTGGGCCCGCTACAGCGTGCAGGCGGTGGGCATGGCCGTGTGGCTGGGCCTGGCGGGCAGCTTCCGCAGCGCACATCCGCGCTTCCAGCTGCTGCGCGGCCTGCTGCTGCTGGCCACCAGCGCGATGAGCTTCTTCGGCGTGCAGTACATGCCGGTGGCCGAGTTCACCTCGATCAATATGCTGACCCCGGTGGTCGTGACCCTGCTGGCGGCCATGTTGCTGCACGAGCAGGTGTCGCCGCTGCGCTGGACCCTGGTGATAGGCGGCTTTGCCGGCGCCCTGATCGTGATGCGGCCGGGCAGCGGCCTGTTCGGATGGGCCGTGCTGTTTCCGCTGGCCGGCGCGCTCTGCTATGCCAGCTTCCAGGTGCTGACCAGCAAGCTGTCCTCGCTGGAGAACCCGCTGACCACGCATTTCTACACCGGGCTGACTGGCTCGCTGCTGCTGAGCGCCCTGCTCTTGCTGGGGCCCTGGTCGGTCTGGCCGCAGCTGCTGGCCGCGCCGGCCTGGCAATGGGGGCTGTTGCTGATCGTAGGCCTCCTGGGCACGACCGGCCATCTGCTGCTGATCCTGTCGCTCGGCCTGGCTCCCACGGCCACGCTGATGCCCTTCAGCTATGCGCAGATCGCCTTTGCCGCCGCCATAGGCTGGTTCGCCTTCGACCATGCGCCCGACGGCTTCGCCTGGCTGGGCATGGCCGTGGTCTCGGCTTGCGGCGCGGCCGCGGCCTGGCTCAATGTCCGCGAGAAGCAACAAGCCGCGGTTTCCACCGACACGATCGCCGATTGAAGCTCGGCTCTGCAGGGTGAGAATCGGCCGCCATGGCCCAGACTTTCGATGTTCATCCCGACAACCCGCAGGCCCGCTTCCTGCGCCAGGCAGCACAGATCCTCGACAAGGGCGGCATAGCGGCCATCCCGACCGATTCCAGCTATGCCCTGGTCTGCCATCTGGACGACAAGGCGGCCACCGAGGCCCTGCGGCGCATACGCGGCGTCGACGACAAGCATCACCTGACCCTGCTGTGCCGCGACCTCAGCGAGCTGGCCAACTACGCCCGTGTCGACAACAAGCAGTACCGATTGCTGAAGGCGGCCACGCCCGGGCCCTTCACCTTCATCCTCGAAGCCACCAAGGAAGTGCCGCGCCGGCTGCACCATCCCTCGCGCCGCACCATAGGCTTGCGCGTGCCCGACCATGGCGTCACCCAGGAATTGCTGACGATCTTCGGACAGCCGCTGCTGGCGACCACCCTGATTCCGCCCGGCGAGAGCGAGCCGCTGAACGACCCGGACGAGATTGCCGAGCGCTACGACCACCAGCTGCAGCTGGTCATCAAATCGGGAGCCTGCGCGATGCAGCCCACCACGGTGATAGACCTCAGCGGCGAGGAGCCGGCGATCGTCCGCCTGGGTCGTGGCGACCCGGCCGCACTGGGCCTGTCCTGAGCTCGCGCCAGAGCAGATATCCGGTTCTGCAAAGAGCCGAGCCGTGCTAGCGTTGGGGCCGGGCCTCGCTGCATCGAGGACTGTCGTAGGGAGTTGGTTTCGACCGGGCTCAAAGGCCCGGCACTTCGAACGAACAGGCCCCCGGGGCCGGACAACTAGGAAGCGCTATGGGACTGCTGACGCAACTTCGCATCGGCCAACGGCTCGCCTGGAGCTACGGCCTCCTGATCCTGCTGCTGGTCATCATCGGCATCTACGGCGGCTACAGCGCCAACCGATTGGCCAAGGACCTGGACCGCACGGCCAACCAGAGCCTGGTCAAGATCAATGCGGCCAATGCGCTGTCCGAAAACGTCAACGTCTTCGCCCGCGCCTCGCGCGACCTGCTGCTGCTGGACGAAGCCCGCCAGATCAAGAAGCAGAAGGCGGCGCTGGACGATGCCCAGCAGGCCAGCATCGACCAGCTCGCCAAGCTCAAGGCCGGCGCCGAGGAAGGCAAGGAGTCCGAGCTGATCTCCAAGGCCAAGAGCACGCAGGACCAGTTCCTGGAAGCCATCGCCAAGTTCCGCAAGGTGCAGCAGGACGCCAGCCCGGACGAAGCCCGCGAGGCGCTGATCACCGGCGTCAGACCGGCCCAGCAGGCCTACCAGGAAGCGCTCAAGGCCCTGGTCGACCTGCAATACGAAAGTGCTCACGACCTGGCCGTGGCCGGCGGTGACCTGGCCAAGAATGCGGTGGTCGTGACCGTGGTCCTGGTGATCGCGGCGGCGCTGTTTGGCGTGCTCGGCGGCCTCACGATCTCGCGTTCCATCGTGGTGCCGGCGCGCGCCGCCCAACGTGCGGCCGAGGCCATCGCCCAGGGCGACCTGACGCGCGAGATCACCAGCGAAGGCCGCGACGAACTGGCGCAGATGCTGCAGGCCATGCGCGAGATGCAGGACGCACTGGTCGGCGTGGTGCGCAGCGTGGGCTCGGCCGCCAGCGAGGTGGCCGACAGCTCCAGCGTGATCGCCAACAGCAACAACGACCTGTCGGACCGCACGGCCCGCTCGGCCGCCAGCCTGCAGAACACCGCCGCCTCGGTCGAGCAGATCGCCGCCAACCTCAGCGGTGCCAGCGAGCTGACTCGCAAGGCGGCGGCCATCGCCAGCACGGCCCGTCAGTCGGCCTCGACCGGTGGCCGCGTGGTGTCCGAGGTGGTGTCCACCATGGAGGACATCAGTGCCAGCTCCAAGAAGATCGGCGACATCATCGGCGTGATCGACGGCATCGCCTTCCAGACCAATATCCTGGCCCTGAACGCCGCCGTGGAAGCCGCCCGTGCCGGCGAGCATGGCAAGGGCTTCGCCGTGGTCGCCACCGAGGTGCGCGCCCTGGCCTCGCGGGCCGCCGCTGCGGCCAAGGAAATCAAGCAGCTGATCCAGGAAAGCACCGAGAAGGTGGACAGCGGCACCGGCCTGGTCAACAACGCCGGCAAGACCATCACCAGCGTGGTCGACGAGGTCAATCACATGGGGCAGCTGATCGAGGAGATCTCGCACTCGGCCCAGGAGCAGGCCTCGGGCGTGGGCGTGGTCAACCAGGCCATGAACGAGCTGGACAAGAGCACCCAGCAAAATGCCAGCCTGGTCAGCGAGCTGAATCGCTCGACCGAGGCCCTGACCAGCAGTTCTTCACGACTGCTGGAGGCGGTTGGCTTCTTCCGTACCGCCTGAGGGGCAAAAAAGGCCTCATGATGGCGCCTGTCGTTGAAATCTCTACCCGATACAACCGCTTCGAATCACAAGGAGATCCGTCCATGCAAGCCGTCGTCAACCAGCCCTGGCGCACCCACCTGGCCAAGCGCTGCGCCGTCGCCCTGATAGGCGCCCTGCTGGCCGTCGGTGCCATCGCCGCTCCCAAGGTCATCAAGAAGGTGCCGCCGGAGTTCCCGCGCGAGGCCGCCCAGAAGGGCATCGCCAACGGCAGCGTCAAGGCCGAACTGACCATAGGCGCCGATGGCACGGTCACCGACGTCAAGATCCTCGAGGCCGAACCCAAGCGGGTGTTCGACAAGGCCGTGATCGCCGCGCTGAAGGAATGGAAGTACGAAGGCACCGGCGAAAAGCAGACCGCCGAAGTCAAGCTGGTGTTCCGTAACGAGGACTGAGGCTGCACTTGCAAAGCCGCCTGCGCGGCTTTGTCAGGCAGCATCAGGCCGGATCCTGTCTTGCAGGATCCGGCTGAGCCGCAAAGAGAAAGGCCGCCTCGCGCGGCCTTTTTTCATTTCCGCGTCGCCCCTCTTGACAGCATCGATTACGTGCGTAAACATCCGCTCATGTTTACAACCGTAATCGATTGCCATGCCCACGATCTCCGAGGCTGAGGCCCAGGTCATGGAAGTGCTCTGGGCCGCCGACGCCCCCTTGAGCACCGAAGACATCGCCAGCGCCCTGCAGGGCCGCCAGGACTGGCAGCTGGCCACGATCAAGACCCTGCTCAACCGCCTGCTCAACAAGGGCGCCGTCGCGGCCGACAAGGACGGCCGGCGCTACCTCTACACGCCCCGACTGAGTCGCGAGGACTGGGCCGGCGAACAGGCCACCGGCCTGCTGGACCGGCTGTTCGGCGGCAGCCTGGCGCCGCTGGTGGCCCAGTTCGGCAGCCAGCGCAAGCTCAGGCCCGACGAGGTCGAGGCGCTCAGGCAGCTGCTGCAGGACTACGACAAGGCGGAGAAGAAGAAATGATGATGCCCCCCCTGAGCGACCCCATGAACTGGCTGGCCCTGCTGGCCCGCCAGACCCTGGTGCTGGGACTGGCCGTGCCCCTGCTGCTGGCCCTGCGCCGGCCGTTGCAGCAGCGCTTCGGCGCCAGCCTGGCCTATGCGTCCTGGCTGCTGTTGCCGCTGCTGATGCTGGCCGCCTGGCTGCCGAGCAGTCCGCCGGCCCGGGCGCTGAGGGCCGAGGTGGTCACCCGGCTGGAACCGCTGCTGGGCGTTGCGATGCCCGCGCTGCCGCCGCCGTCTCAACCGATGTGGCCGGCCCTGCTGGCCGCGCTGTGGCTGGTCGGCGCCCTGGCCTGCCTGGCACGCCTGGTCGTGCTGCAGCGCCGCTACATGCAAGGCCTGACCCTGCAAGGCCGCCAGTGGCAGGGCCCGGCCGGCAGCAGCCCGGCCCTGGTCGGCCTCCTGAAGCCGCGCCTGGCCCTGCCGGCTGACTTCGGCCAGCGCTTCGATGCCGAGCAGCAGCAGTTGGTGCTCGCCCATGAAGAGGTGCACCAGCGGCGGCGCGACAACCACTGGAACGCGCTTGGCGCCCTGCTGTGCCTGGTCCACTGGTTCAACCCGCTGGCCTGGCTGGCCCTGCGGCGCATGCGCGCCGACCAGGAACTGGCCTGCGACGCCGCCGTGCTGGCCCGTCATCCCGGCCGCGAGGCCGCCTATGGCCGCGCCCTGCTGCTGGCCCAGGCTCCGAATCCCGTCCCCAGCACCGGCCTGCCCTGGGCCAGCTGGCAGTCCACCCATCCCCTGATCGAAAGGATAGAAATGCTCAAGCAACACAGCGGTTCCGCCGCACGCCGCAAGCTGGGAATGGCCCTGCTGGGCCTGCTGGCCGTGGCCGGCACCGGCACGGTCCAGGCCCTGCATGCGGATGCAAGGCCCGAAACGGCCAGCATCGAGCTGCGCATGGAGATCGCGGTCACCGACAGCCCGGGCGGCGTCGCCAGAACCCAGCGCAGCCAGCCCACGCTGCGCGTCCATCCGGGCAAGCCGGCGCTGGTGATGTTCAACGGCGCGCCGGACAAGCCATCGGCCGATCAGCTCGCCATCGAGGTCATCGCCGAGGACCTGGGCGACAACAAGGTGAAGCTCTCGCTGGACCTGAAGAAGGGCGACCCCCTGGTCAGCATGGCCAAGCCTCGCCTCGTCACCAAGGATGGCGTGAAGGCCCTGATCGAGCTCGGCAACAAGGTCGAGTACGGCAGCAAGGACGGCGGCGACATGCTGTCGATCGCCATCACGCCTTCGGTTCTCGCCAAGCCCAAGAAGGACTGATCAGAGCGCCGCCTTCACGACGATCTCGACCTTCCATTCCGGCCGCGCCAGCGGCGCGATCACGGTGGCGCGCGGCGGCGCGCTGCCGGCCGCCACCCAGGCATCCCAGGCGGCGTTCATGCCGGGGAAATCGGCCCGGTCGGTGATGAAGATCTGGGCCATCAGGATCCTGCTCTTGTCGCTGCCGGCACGCTCCAGCAGCTTGTCGATGGCGGCGAGCACC from Pelomonas sp. SE-A7 harbors:
- a CDS encoding methyl-accepting chemotaxis protein; amino-acid sequence: MGLLTQLRIGQRLAWSYGLLILLLVIIGIYGGYSANRLAKDLDRTANQSLVKINAANALSENVNVFARASRDLLLLDEARQIKKQKAALDDAQQASIDQLAKLKAGAEEGKESELISKAKSTQDQFLEAIAKFRKVQQDASPDEAREALITGVRPAQQAYQEALKALVDLQYESAHDLAVAGGDLAKNAVVVTVVLVIAAALFGVLGGLTISRSIVVPARAAQRAAEAIAQGDLTREITSEGRDELAQMLQAMREMQDALVGVVRSVGSAASEVADSSSVIANSNNDLSDRTARSAASLQNTAASVEQIAANLSGASELTRKAAAIASTARQSASTGGRVVSEVVSTMEDISASSKKIGDIIGVIDGIAFQTNILALNAAVEAARAGEHGKGFAVVATEVRALASRAAAAAKEIKQLIQESTEKVDSGTGLVNNAGKTITSVVDEVNHMGQLIEEISHSAQEQASGVGVVNQAMNELDKSTQQNASLVSELNRSTEALTSSSSRLLEAVGFFRTA
- a CDS encoding RidA family protein — encoded protein: MSEIQRFDVGARLSEMAVHNGVAYLAGQVPEDATADITGQTAQVLAAIDKLLERAGSDKSRILMAQIFITDRADFPGMNAAWDAWVAAGSAPPRATVIAPLARPEWKVEIVVKAAL
- a CDS encoding energy transducer TonB; protein product: MQAVVNQPWRTHLAKRCAVALIGALLAVGAIAAPKVIKKVPPEFPREAAQKGIANGSVKAELTIGADGTVTDVKILEAEPKRVFDKAVIAALKEWKYEGTGEKQTAEVKLVFRNED
- a CDS encoding c-type cytochrome, which produces MSRLWRLVLGGLVAAVPLAAWSDVTADRLARGKYLMDSVVACGNCHVQRGPQGEPLFERGLSGGFKFDAPPFTSYAANITPDAETGIGRWTEAQLVKAIREGVRPDGSLIGWPMPIEYYRHLSDDDVAALVAYLRAQPAVANAVPKSVYRIPLPASYGPPVGKVKAPPAKDLRRYGEYLANIAHCMECHTPRDDKGELIESRLGAGGQPFKGPWGVSVSRNLTPDAAGLKSWSDAQIAQAIRTGVRPDGQALKPPMGFGFYSKISDADMKALIAYLRSLKPQKP
- a CDS encoding M56 family metallopeptidase translates to MMMPPLSDPMNWLALLARQTLVLGLAVPLLLALRRPLQQRFGASLAYASWLLLPLLMLAAWLPSSPPARALRAEVVTRLEPLLGVAMPALPPPSQPMWPALLAALWLVGALACLARLVVLQRRYMQGLTLQGRQWQGPAGSSPALVGLLKPRLALPADFGQRFDAEQQQLVLAHEEVHQRRRDNHWNALGALLCLVHWFNPLAWLALRRMRADQELACDAAVLARHPGREAAYGRALLLAQAPNPVPSTGLPWASWQSTHPLIERIEMLKQHSGSAARRKLGMALLGLLAVAGTGTVQALHADARPETASIELRMEIAVTDSPGGVARTQRSQPTLRVHPGKPALVMFNGAPDKPSADQLAIEVIAEDLGDNKVKLSLDLKKGDPLVSMAKPRLVTKDGVKALIELGNKVEYGSKDGGDMLSIAITPSVLAKPKKD
- a CDS encoding L-threonylcarbamoyladenylate synthase, which encodes MAQTFDVHPDNPQARFLRQAAQILDKGGIAAIPTDSSYALVCHLDDKAATEALRRIRGVDDKHHLTLLCRDLSELANYARVDNKQYRLLKAATPGPFTFILEATKEVPRRLHHPSRRTIGLRVPDHGVTQELLTIFGQPLLATTLIPPGESEPLNDPDEIAERYDHQLQLVIKSGACAMQPTTVIDLSGEEPAIVRLGRGDPAALGLS
- a CDS encoding BlaI/MecI/CopY family transcriptional regulator; amino-acid sequence: MPTISEAEAQVMEVLWAADAPLSTEDIASALQGRQDWQLATIKTLLNRLLNKGAVAADKDGRRYLYTPRLSREDWAGEQATGLLDRLFGGSLAPLVAQFGSQRKLRPDEVEALRQLLQDYDKAEKKK
- a CDS encoding 3',5'-nucleoside bisphosphate phosphatase; the protein is MNSAPTLHALSNADLHCHSKVSDGTLEPEALAARAKSQGVELWALTDHDEVGGQQRAMDAALALGLPYLTGTEISVSFAGKVVHIVGLGFDHNNAELVAGLRATRGGREPRAREMAEGLAQVGIKGAFEGALRYVGNPELISRTHFARWLVDAGHCSDVPEVFRRFLTEGKPGFVPHKWASLRDALRWVHEAGGLTVIAHPARYGFTPTEEYALFTEFIGHGGRGVEVVTGSHTAAEAVKYGDMAQEFGLLASRGSDFHSPDESHTELGSLPGLPGKLEPVWLALQDRIHLPS
- a CDS encoding DMT family transporter; this encodes MAAPAQRPALGIALVFLMAACFASMDSLTRHLGSTLALPVLLIMWARYSVQAVGMAVWLGLAGSFRSAHPRFQLLRGLLLLATSAMSFFGVQYMPVAEFTSINMLTPVVVTLLAAMLLHEQVSPLRWTLVIGGFAGALIVMRPGSGLFGWAVLFPLAGALCYASFQVLTSKLSSLENPLTTHFYTGLTGSLLLSALLLLGPWSVWPQLLAAPAWQWGLLLIVGLLGTTGHLLLILSLGLAPTATLMPFSYAQIAFAAAIGWFAFDHAPDGFAWLGMAVVSACGAAAAWLNVREKQQAAVSTDTIAD